TTCCCAAGAACATCAttcttttcatttacattttcaaatttattggttCAAAATTCTACATAAAGTGAGGAAATACCAAGTCTTCTTTGCAGTATATCCCTATACTTATACCTTTATCTAGGCAATAAATGCTGGAGCTATCCTTTCACAGATCTGGAGATTAGGTTAGCTATTTTCAGCGCTTATGGCTCTGTTCTTGGGGTTCTTTCTAAAttcttattcttttgtttgtaaGGTTTCTTGGCTTTGTTTCCTGTTTGCAGTCTGATcccatttgctcttttttttttttttttgagaggcagtctaactctgttgcccaggctggagtgtagtggcataatcttggctcactgcaacctccgcctcccaggttcaagcagttcttctgcctcagactcccaggtagctgggattacaggcgtgcgccaccacgcctggctaatttttgtatttttagtagaggcagggtttcaccatgttggctgggctggtctcgaactcctgacctcaggtgatccgcctgcctcagcctcctaaaagtgctgggattatagcgtgagccaccgtgtccagcccaaTTTGCTCTTTAGCTTACACGGTTTCTACTGTTGAAGTCTGCTGGTAGAACTGTGCTTTTCTTGGTttccagcatttttattttcatgtttttctatttcttctgtcaTATTGTAGGGATTTGGGGAGGGATGAGAGGCAAATGCATATTTTCAGTTAACCTTTTGAAATTGGAAATCAGTTCTTTTCtatgtagttttgttttcttattgcctTAATTGCTGGTTGCACAGTAGTTGGATAGTAACTTCACAACTCAAGTAGTAATAGATAgacttcactttatttttttaatgaaatcaaaTGTCTCAGTGGAATATActcattcagaaaaatgttgataTGTTGTCACTAAATATTCAAATAGTACTTTTCAAACTTAAAAGTAATCACAACATTTAGAACTATAAGGGACTTTACAGATCATTAgaccttattttatagatgaggacttTGAGGCCGAGAGAGATTCAGTGATTTATCTCAGGTGACAAAGTCAGTGATCAAGACAGAAAGCTCAAGTCTCTTTACTTCCATTCTGCTATGCTATTTGCTGTCATACACATTCATGCTGTTCTCCTTACCTATGTGATAAAGGAGGTATTTCTgttaatacaaattttttttttattctagagATGTTACCTATGACTTGGAATTGCTTCTAAAATTTGGACTTAGATACTTTAATAATACATTGATATAGGTGAATTTTTAAAGCATGGGCTGTCAGAGTATGCACTAGCACAAATGAAAACCATATTGTTTATTTCCCCCAAGTTTCCTCTTTTCTGCTTATGGGCTTTATATGATTTATGGACTCTTTGgatttcttattaatattttaaagaagcttaaggaatataaatatatataggctTGAAAAATGATTTCTGTGATACGTATTTTAGACctaagatttttacttttttagtttaatataacaTGCTCCTAGATCAACACCTATATTTAGAAGgactaaaatatatgtttttcttaaaaaagtgcTTTGCTTACCATTTCTTCTGCAATCATTAGGTGATCTATTTATCAAACTTTAATTGCTTTGCTAATTCaacagagtttttaaaatgtaggatTTTGATTATTGCTATCTCATGTTTGGTAATCATGTCTTTGGTTctttaaaagttctttaaaaatacaaaaaaattagctgggcatggtggcaatgggcctgtagtcccagctacccaggaggctgaggtgggaggatcccttgggcccagcaggcagaagttgcagtgagtggtaATTGCactatcctgggcgacagagggagaccccatctcaaagcaagacaaaagaaaaatgttgaaggTTTGGTGTGTATAGCATTAGTGGGCTTCGGTTGGTTCTTCTTCCACAGCCCCCTAAGAAACTTAAGAAGGGGACAAATGGAAATGTAGTTAATCTAGAATTAAATTCTAAAAAGATTTGTCTTCAGGTTTTAACTCTAGTGCCTTTGAAATACATGGTATgacctattgatttttttttttgtaaactaaaGAACAAGTTCTGTCTCTAATATGAATtcaaagaatttaattttttccagTCAGCCGTAATGGCAGGTGAAGAAATTAATGAAGACTATCCGGTAGAAATTCACGAGTATTTGTCAGCGTTTGAGAATTCCATTGGTGCTGTGGATGAGATGCTGAAGACCATGATGTCTGTTTCTAGAAATGAGTTGTTGcagaaggtattttaaaaatgtaatttcctAAAAATGAATTTCATAAAACAGAATGCTATTTTATGAAACATGTGGAAGAAGAAACAGATTAATGACCTATGCCCCTTTTCccctttatttcaattttattagtGTTTGGGTATTTTTAGgggggaaacaaaacaaaacaaaactccagcCTTAGGAAATACCTCCTAACTATGTTTTTAACTTGGTTTTGGAAAAAAAAGGAGCACTCACAGTATTCTTTTTGACAGACTCTATCTTTGACCTTTTAAGTATTACAATGACGTTATCAGGGTTTCTGGAAACCCTATAGGACAAAAACAGTAAATTGACTTTGACAGTCTAAAACAAATCTCATTATGTTTCTTCTATCTTTGGTATTGCCTGAGCCTGCTTCTTATACATAAATGCATCATGTACAATGTTTATATTGATAAATTACTTTTAACTTACAAAGCCCAGACCATAACTCCcgaaattaaaataattcaaaagaatttTTCTTGGGTTGTACACTTTCCTTGTCTAACTAAAGATGATACCCTAAGGTGAAAATTTGTGGACAAAAGTCACTCATTAAGAAAACttctttttacaaattattttcagaTCATTTGGTTATTGGATTATATGAAGTGAAAAAAATTCTTTGATACATTGTACTTGATGAAAGTTTAAAATGTTATCAGATGGTATTCaaagtttgtgtattttttttctgtctcactttctgtctttccctctcttttttaaCAGTTGGATCCACTTGAACAAGCAAAAGTGGATTTGGTTTCTGCATACACATTAAATTCAATGTTTTGGGGTATGTGTGTTACTTTGGAATTAATTAGAAAGCAAATTACTTATTGTGTGaaagatgatttatttttaaaatgctaacaaTTTATATACAATTATACTTCATAACActtttaatagatatttatttttaaatctggaTGCCAGTGAGCCACACATAGATTTAGTATtgcatggaaattgaataatttAAAGTTTGTTTGTAGGACTTTCCTTTTTTGTGAATAACTAGTTTCTTTAATTGGaatgttttaaattaatacattcaccattttattccatgaAATTTTTCTCTTGTAGTTTATTTGGCAACCCAAGGAGTTAATCCTAAGGAACATCCAGTAAAACAGGAATTGgtaagattttaatttattttatgtgtttgttgtATTCCTGAAGTTTGTCACACTACCTTTGTCACACAAATTAGGGAGAACAGAATTCGAGTTGAAATTATGAAAGTGAGCCAGACCTTATTATCtttgggtatttttttctcttacctttTTCAGATAATTGGTAttccatatattatataaatctCAGAATGGGAAAATGTTACGATTCTAGTAATTATTTATAacttacatattatttttcttataaattcttgAAATCCTGTTTATCTCtagaactacttttttttttttaaacttctatacAGTTCTTAAAAGTATATTCTAGTCGATTTACTAGCAAAGACGGGAAAGTTTCTCCCTCCCACCTTTTCAATTCCTCCATTAATTCATTTTCTCAGCAGTAAAGAATCCAGTTCAGCAACAAAGCTAAAAGCTTTTTTGGCACCAGCTGTATGTGTACTGTCCAGTAATTCTGCATTAGACATATTTACAACCTGTAATAAATCTTCTAGGTTTGTCTTTGTATTCCATTTAGATGTATAAGTACAGTATATAAGGTCTGGTATCTTGGAGTTTTTGCTGACTTCAAAAATTAAATCATTCaatttgaagagaaaaattagaaatcaaactTATGGTTACCTTCTTGACTTGGTTTTATGAATAAGAATATTAATAAATTGATTATTTGTGTTTATAAAATATAAGGCAAAGATGGATATGAAATACACTTGACATTGTATTCTTGTTCTCAAGTCTTAGGATAGTTGATATGTACGTTATTTACAACTTAGTAAAGCACTtggtcctttattttttaaaaatgagtaagcCAGATCTGTTGTCTTCAGTTTTTCAACATGTAGTCTATgacatttccttcttttaaagttCTTGGgggggaaaataatttttaaataaaaaaattgtgaaaaatatttaaagcaaaatataaagcaATATGATATGCAAATCTTGGTTTGACCAATGATGCAGCTTTAAACCTTTAAAATGATGGCTTGTATCATCTGTTTTCAACTTCCTAATATAGACTTTACatacaatttctcttttttccattaaCATGAAGTTATTTGGAGTACTTGATACTGTCTTTGGGAAAGGACaaggtcatttattttctttcttcctcagaaTCTACTTTTGAAGTAGTACATTAATATTCTAGATAAGGGTTGGTGAATAAAAAGCATGCATAAACCTGttacccttttcttttctttttttttttttttttttttttttttaattgagacggagtcttggtctgtcgcccaggctggagtgcagtggcgcaatcttggctcactgcaagctccacctcccgggtccacgccattctcctgcctcagcctctccgaatagctgggactacaggcgcctgccaccatgcccggctaattttttgtatttttagtagagactgggtttcaccatgttagccaggatggtctcaatctcttgacctcgagatctgcccgcctcggcctcccgaagtgctgggattacagaaccCCTTTTCTGACCTTGTGTAGATGTTACTAATTGATCACAGACTTAGTGTATGATAGGAAACTTATTTGCCGTATGTATCACAAATGGGAAAAGTCagtttactcattcaacaaatatttgagtgcttACTGGGAGCTAGGCATTATTTCCAAGTGAGATGATTCCTCTGTGAATAATGCTGATCCCTGCCCTTGTGGCAGACACCAGACTGTATCTAATGGAGGGAGACAAATAATAAAGTAAACAAGaagtatatatgaatatgtagtATGTTGGAAAGTTAtgggaacaaagaaaaagagtAGGGTAAGGGGGACTGCAGTGCTTGGATAGGACTGCAGTTTTAAATGCTGAAGTCAGGGCCTCAATGACAAGGTTAACATTTGAGTAGactggaaggaagagaggaagtggcCATATGGGTAATTGAGGAAATATCCTTCTAGGCAGAGAAATAAGCAGGACAAAGACCCCAAGGCAGgattggtgtgtgtgtgctgcAGCTAGTATCCACCATCATAAGCACTGTGCTTTTTTATTCAGACAGAAATGGGGCGTCACTAGAGAGAGTGGAGCAGAGTTGCCAGTCTTtcacaatgaaaacattttaagatgTTTAACTGTGTTGATTATTTTGCATTACCTATGttgattattttaataaagcTTGTTTTGAAGCAGTTATCAGTCTTTTACTCTGCTATTTTATGGCTGTCATCAACTTTATTTCTCCATTTGAAGCGTAAGATAGCCATTTATGCTGATTGTCTCAGAAAATTCACAGTGGTACAGCAACATATTATGTTTCTCACCTTGTAAAGTCTGATTAGAACtgtatattttattagaaaatttcaTGTACttaccaaaattataaaattgaataatttgtattttcattctgCTTAATTGTTACACTAGATGGTAATGTGAAAAGATAGTTAAGTACTACCTCATGTATTTCCTGTTTAGAAAAATTTCAGGAGAATTTAGTTTGTATTTTGCAAGTATATGAAAGCTCCGGTTTTTTACTTTAGATACAAAACAGTTAATATGTGGATTTATGTtaatggtgtttttaaaaaatgtataactaCCTATAAACTTTTAATTCGATGTTTATTTTTGGAGTAATGTCTTAGTGTGATTCTAACTCTTTGGAAACAGAAGACTTCTGAAATGACTTTTTGTCTGTCTTTCCCCACCCTCTGACTATGAACTCCAGGCAAGCAGGGAGCATATTTATcctattcatttgcatttcctagcACCATGTACTTTAATAggcaataaatacatatatgttgaATTTAACCGAGGTGTACAGTATAATAAAATTTAGTGGTGGCGAGTAGCTTAGTAAATctattgcctttcttttttatttttaaggaaagaatcaGAGTATATATGAACAGAGTCAAGGAAATAACAGACAAGAAAAAGGCTGGCAAGCTGGACAGAGGTGCAGCTTCAAGATTTGTAAAAAATGCCCTCTGGGAACCAAAACCGAAAAATGCATCAAAAGTTgccaataaaggaaaaaataaaagttaactttTTGGTGTTGATGTACACATATTCAAAAAGTACATCTTTTTTTTCCGCCCCACAAAATAATTCTGTGGCAGGGCAAGGTTTAAATGTGTTTCTTATTAATATGTAAATTTACAGTAAATATGTAAAACTAAGTACTTGCCTCTCCAAAGATCATTATCTTTATTGATTTGCACTGAGGATTTTAACAttgtgatatattatatatttataatttaccaTCTCTTTTGATGAGActcttatttctttatatagGTCTTGCAAGTACCATTTTATAAGCAGCTGTGAAATTTAAGTGAAATGTTCTTTGTAAACATTTGtactattttaaatgaataatgacCTTATGAAGTATGCTGTCTATAGGCTGAAATTATAGGTACATCTGTTTTCACTACATGACATTAAGAAAGCATGAAATGacttaaatgttcatttttttctgtatagatACTTTATCATGTTTTCATGATTTTAGGAATTACTGCTTTGTTGATATTCAAAGTGTGAAACTAAAACTTTATGGTTGTACTTTAAGTCTTGGCATGTTGCCTCTATgtcccatttaaaataaaatacattctcaTTAACTTTAGATGGGAAATAAGGTTGTATGTTGATGGATGAATTTTGGCATGATGACTGTACTCTCAATAAAGGCTGAAAATGTTGTATAACTGACCtgtgtatttttatcttttgggtAAATTTGCCTTCCAAATTAGGAAGATAGGTTTTAGAAGTCATCACAAATAGAGAAATTCATGAGTTTTTGTTCCTGATGCATGGTGTCTACAGttcttttcatctcatttttttcagatttttttatttcatgtttttgagCTGTATCAAGTACATACAAGTGTTTTGGAACAACTTACATTACATAATGCCACTTAAGCAGATGAGAAGTCCAAAGGAGATTACATTGTTTTTATATTGTGGTTTATTTTTCTGGAATATTAGTTACAGAGAGTACTACATAGTAAACCTTTTCTTAAATGTCTAAGCCCATGAATTTTAATTACATGCCCTTAATGCTTTCAGTGTTTGAATCCATATCATTATGTGTAGGAATGCCAAGTATAGTGAAGtactttaatttttgaaaaaggagttgttaaaattttctgtgtgatTAATTCTCCATAAGTAACCTTGAATAAATGGATTTCTTGATTTATGATAGCAGATATTGGAAATGGTCTTAAAATGTAATGGGTTTTGTAAAGCATGTTGAACTCTTTCTATGACACATGAAGAGGAAGTCACTGATAGACGCAGAAAGTCTTCTGGCTCTGATGTCAGACAGTTTTTGAAGTGGAAGAACATTAATGAACATTTATAGttattttactccttttttttgcctttgtctCCAAAtttctagctatttttaaaaataacttcttcGTGAGAGTAATGTGTTACTGTTAAGATCAAGTGTAGTGTACATGTCTTTGTGTTAATTTATTGCAAAGAAATGTATTTGgatttctgtatattttctaatttcataaaagaaaaacagcttaaatgaaaaatgttatacAGTTGCAGAAAATCATTATTGGTTTTAGCTAAGTTATTGGTTTATGAAAGTCCAACTCTACATTCTGTTAAATTGTGTATTCTTAAGTGAGTAATTCTTTCATTGTTTGTCAGTAGAAATAAAAGTTTGAGtatattccattttattatgtataattttaaatacttaGCATATAATAAGGAGCTGAATGGTTGTAGTGCATTGGGCTGCTTATTtgcttgttgtttgtttattcttttgacaAATATACTTAATGACATTTATATTGCCAGATACAGTGCTAAGTGCAAGGTTCCAAAGACAATAACTACAGCCTTTATCCTATTTTTATAAggtgttaagaaaaaaatagtctttttattCAGTTCAGTTTCTCAGAGTTATGGGAAAATTTATGACAAATTGTGCTCATTAACCTTATTCAGAACCATAAAGGGTGATGTGTGTGGTTGATCTATTTGACTATGGTGCAGTTATTGTTAACATAGTTTGTTCCACGATAGTCTGCTCTAAGTTTAGATGTTAATTACATCTTTTATTAATCTCTTTGGGAATTAACAAGTTGGAGAAGTTGCATCTATAGATATTTTTAAGATTAGAATTATAGCCTATTAATCTTATACTAAATAATGAGATCttgcattttaatattattttaagtacAAATTTTTTCTTGTTCATAGTTGTAAGGTGGGAAATCCTTTTAGTAAAACAATACGTTAAGTGAAAAATTGAAGCTTGAATTATGTTACATTCCTGGAATTAGGAAGTTATGTCAGGTTGATTAGTTTTTAAGATACCCTGTAGATTAAAAATTCCTTCTACTTAGCGATTAGAAATGGATTGgcattatttctaaataaggtatTTAAAATTGACCAGAAGTGTAGGAAAGACTTCAAAAATGGACAGTGTATTGAATGTAAATGCTTTTTTCTTAAGTAGGTCACTGGAGAAAAAGATCACTCAGTGTATCATAcagttaaattataattttattcagtAAATTACCAGAAATTCTGGCTTTGCAAAGTGACATTAACTGAGAAAGATGTGAACAGTGACTCAGCCTCATGTAATAGCTAAGTTTGGTAtctaaagggaagaaaaagcacTGACATCTCATTTTCTCCCTTCATAGCATAGTTAGAAAACCTGCTCAGATAAATTCAGTGGCTCTTTTCCTGAATGATCTTGGTAGCAACGTATTTTATATCAGTGTGACGTAAACATAATttacaaatgtaaacatttttctttccctatATTCTGATCTAAAACTCCAGTTTTGGAAATACaagccatattttgtttattttatatattggcATTTTATAGTTGTCATTAACAATTACGTTGGCAGAAAGTATACAGGATTTTATAGTGGAATTCTGTAGATTTGTTTCATTTGAATAATTTGCTTAGTGGGATTTCAAGAAAATGATTTGAATGTTTTTTGGTTTGCGTATTCATTTTCCTATCAAAGTGAGTGTACAGCCGTAGACTACTCTTTAGAATAGCCACCCTCTGACTTGATGTGCCTTTTTAAAGTGCATATTTATGGCCTAACTTTTTATTATTCCCTGAAGAAGTCTGAGATTATGGCATAATTTTTAACACAGCCAGAAAGATTAGTAAAGTGTTCAGAAAAGAGAGAGCTGTAGTGATAGCTATTGGCAATTGaggtttaatttttaactttatatttccCTACTCCCTGCCCAGTTAGAAACCTAAAGCCACCAGCTCTGTGTTAGTCATCTGTTCTTAAAAGGTTGAAACGAGATGCTAGTTTTTACTCCCTCTCCCCACGATAAGCCTTGACGTTTAGCAAATCTATCATAGCAGAATAACTGCATGCAAGATGTCAATTTTATAAAGTGATATATTTCAGACAGTATACAAAATTTGATGGGGGAAAAATAAgcttttataaatgaaacatttaagagacccttttttattgtttgcttttcaGTTTAGTGTTGCCTTTAAGGTGTACCATTTCAGTTTGGCAGCTGCAATAAATGACTGAAGAAAATTGAAGATGATAATTCAGCATTTGAAGATGCTTCTGCTGAAATGAAGGTAGACCTATCCAGAGCTTGAATTTCAAGCTTATagtaatacaatattttaaagccAAGTACCCAGGCAATTCATAGTGATATGATTTGAATGAAATTATTaggaggaataggaaagaataccTTCAATTTCTTGTTATGTAGGTATTATCTATTGAGATGCTATGTTGAAAAATGTTATTGTAAAAAGAATAGAAGCTTGTTATACCCAATTTGTTATAGAGTACAATTTGTCTTGGACCTTATACAAAAAACTTTAGTtattaaaatagcaaaattataACAATCACCTCTGATTTAGTGCTAGAGCAGTGGATTGCCTATAGACCATGTTCTAATGTGTGTctggtatttttttcatttggtgGCCTTTAATCTCACCTTTAATGCATTCCTtaacttatttaacaaataattttcttCCCTAGTTTTGATACTTGATTATTTTTCCCTTAAGAAAgagataattatttaaaagttgcTGGATTTTGTGGGTTTTGACATTTGTGACTTTTAACACTTGTGATTTTTACTGTTTGTGAGTGACTTTTAGAGGTCCATGGAGTATAGagttattttgtaattttgcCAAGACACAATCTTAATTCCTGCTAAATTCCATGCAGGAAGGCATTATTCAGCTAATGATTTGTCTTGGCTAACCTCTTAGCATCCACAGTTTTTTTTACCTCACTTAcagtctcattcatttattcactcattcattcaacaaatatttattgaactcctTCTGTGTACCATGTTCTGTTTTAGGCATAGGAGATCCAAACATGGTTGTAGTGGCTGGGAGCTCTCAAACTTTTTATCATGTGATAAATGGCTTCTATGGCGTGAATTGTGTTCCCCTAAAATTTATACATGGAAGTCTAAGCCTCAATACCTCTTAATGTAtccttatttagaaataaggcCATAGTAGATGTAATTCATTAGGGTGGATCTTAATCCAATATGCCTTTATAAAACTGGGAAATTGGGATACAAATaacatgcacacagggagaacaccTGTGAAGATTAAGGCAGAGTTTGGGATTATGCTTCTGTAAGCCAAGGAataccaaagattgccagcaaccaccagaagctaggtgagaggcctggaacagattctcataatcctcagaaggaaccaactttGCTGATTGTGTGACTTTGGACTGCTAGCCTTCAGAACTGCCAGACAGCacatttctgttgtgtaagccacccagttattgatactttgttatggcagccctaggaaacacaCACAATGGCCATTATTGAGTAGACACTATTGAGAAGATTAATAACTTGGGTGTGAAAATATGTGTAAAAATCTTTGGCACAAGATGAAAGTGTAATTCTGAAGAAAACCAGGAACTTGGGTAAAGTTATTCAAGAATACTTTTGAATTTGGGCAAAGATCTTGGAACTTACACCTTGAAATGTCAAGGGTCTGTTATACTCTTTCTGAAGCCAAAATGTTCAGACCTTTCTAACATATTGTCAGTTATGATTGAGTGTTGAGTATGCCATCTCTTAATCTTTATCTTGCTTGAAGAAATTTACTTAAAACCCTGTCAGGTTTCCATGGAGAGGAGATTTTCACCAAGCCTATTATCATCTGTCATGTGATCTTTCCCTAATGTAGTGCAACAGTCAGGTTCAAATAATGAAAATCCTGAAAAAAATCTGCTAGAATTTGTGTATAATTTGTCCTCTTGGATAAGCACACACCACTTAAAAAATCGCGTATTGAATTCATCCAGATAgacgttttttaaaaatgtgtatgtgtatataaattcTTAACTGTATAGTGTGGtattcagttttctttattttttttactttttgagactgagtctcactctgtcacccaagctggagtgcagcagcaggatctcagctcaccgcaacctccaccttccgagttcaagcaattctgcctcagcctcccgagtagctgggattacaggcgcctgccaccgcgcccagctaatttttgtatttttagtagagatggggtttcaccatgttggccaggctggtctcaaactcctgacctcaagtgatccacccaccttggcctcccaaagtgctgggattagaggcgtgagccacagcacctggcacagttttctttctttaaagttAGGTATTAGACAAAAttagtagccaggcgtggtggcgcatgcctgtaatcccagctactcgggaggctgaggcaggagaatcgcttgaacccagaggcggcggttgcgatgagctgagattgcgccatagcactc
The window above is part of the Symphalangus syndactylus isolate Jambi chromosome 14, NHGRI_mSymSyn1-v2.1_pri, whole genome shotgun sequence genome. Proteins encoded here:
- the C1D gene encoding nuclear nucleic acid-binding protein C1D; this translates as MAGEEINEDYPVEIHEYLSAFENSIGAVDEMLKTMMSVSRNELLQKLDPLEQAKVDLVSAYTLNSMFWVYLATQGVNPKEHPVKQELERIRVYMNRVKEITDKKKAGKLDRGAASRFVKNALWEPKPKNASKVANKGKNKS